In Streptococcus respiraculi, one DNA window encodes the following:
- the rpsD gene encoding 30S ribosomal protein S4 gives MSRYTGPSWKQARRLGLSLTGTGKELARRNYVPGQHGPNNRSKLSEYGLQLAEKQKLRFSYGVGEKQFRNLFVQATKIKGGILGFNFMLLLERRLDNVVYRLGLATTRRQARQFVNHGHILVDGKRVDIPSYRVEVGQVISVREKSMKVPAILEAVEATLGRPAFVSFDADKLEGSLTRLPERDEINPEINEALVVEFYNKML, from the coding sequence ATGTCACGTTATACAGGACCATCTTGGAAACAAGCTCGTCGTCTTGGTTTGTCACTTACAGGTACAGGTAAGGAGCTTGCTCGTCGTAACTATGTACCAGGTCAACACGGACCAAACAACCGCAGCAAATTGTCAGAATACGGTTTGCAATTGGCTGAGAAACAAAAACTTCGTTTCTCTTACGGTGTAGGTGAAAAACAATTCCGTAACTTGTTCGTACAAGCTACAAAAATCAAAGGTGGAATCCTTGGTTTCAACTTTATGCTTCTTCTTGAGCGTCGTTTGGACAACGTTGTATACCGTCTAGGTCTTGCAACGACTCGTCGTCAAGCTCGTCAATTTGTAAACCACGGTCATATCCTTGTTGATGGCAAACGCGTTGACATCCCTAGCTACCGTGTTGAAGTTGGTCAAGTAATCTCAGTTCGTGAGAAATCAATGAAAGTTCCTGCAATCCTTGAAGCTGTTGAAGCAACTCTTGGACGTCCAGCATTCGTATCATTTGATGCTGACAAACTTGAAGGATCATTGACTCGCCTTCCAGAACGCGATGAAATCAACCCAGAAATTAACGAAGCACTTGTCGTTGAATTCTACAATAAAATGCTTTAA
- a CDS encoding flavocytochrome c → MKKKVWLGALLSLLAAIFLIACGSKSTNTAESSTPASSSKEEAVSGASEKVYTDPAELKDSYDIVIIGSGGAGMAAAISAHDAGASVAILEKMPVIGGNTSKSSGGMNASETKFQKEQGIDDTNDLFYEETLKGGKGANNPELLRYMVDHSSEAIDWLDSMGITLNNVTFSGGFSKARIHRPADGSAVGGYLVNGLYNNLMERKVPIFVNANVTEIVEKDGVAAGVKVTVDKKEKAISAKSVVVTSGGFGANMATVTKYKPELKGYVTTNHEGATGDGIEMAQKLGADVVDMEQIQIHPTVYQEKAFLVSEAIRGEGAVLVNAQGNRFYNEMETRDKVSAAINALPEQYAYVVFDQQLREHSKSIDTYEKKGMVVKADSVEELAKALNVSEENLKKTIENWNTSVEAKNDAEFGRTTGMDRNISKAPYYAIKVAPGIHHTMGGLKINTNTEVLNKEGQAIPGLYAAGEVTGGVHGKNRIGGNAVADIIVFGRQAGEQSAKFVKK, encoded by the coding sequence ATGAAAAAGAAAGTTTGGCTTGGTGCCTTACTTAGTTTGCTTGCTGCTATCTTCTTGATTGCTTGTGGAAGCAAATCAACCAATACAGCAGAATCATCAACTCCTGCTTCATCTTCAAAAGAAGAGGCTGTTTCAGGAGCGTCAGAGAAGGTCTATACAGACCCAGCTGAGTTGAAGGACAGCTATGATATTGTCATTATCGGTTCAGGTGGTGCTGGTATGGCTGCTGCTATTTCTGCTCATGATGCAGGAGCAAGCGTAGCGATTCTTGAAAAAATGCCAGTCATCGGCGGGAATACAAGCAAGTCTTCAGGAGGGATGAATGCTTCTGAAACTAAATTCCAAAAAGAACAAGGGATTGACGATACCAATGATCTCTTCTATGAAGAGACCTTGAAAGGTGGAAAAGGTGCTAATAATCCTGAGTTGCTTCGTTACATGGTTGACCATTCTTCAGAAGCAATTGACTGGCTTGATAGCATGGGGATTACTCTTAATAATGTCACTTTCTCAGGTGGTTTTAGTAAGGCTCGTATTCATAGACCAGCAGACGGTTCAGCAGTTGGTGGCTACCTTGTTAATGGTCTGTACAACAACTTAATGGAGAGAAAAGTCCCTATTTTTGTCAATGCCAATGTCACTGAGATTGTAGAAAAAGACGGTGTTGCAGCTGGTGTTAAAGTAACAGTTGATAAAAAAGAGAAAGCCATTTCTGCTAAATCAGTTGTTGTGACATCAGGTGGATTTGGTGCCAATATGGCGACTGTTACAAAATACAAACCAGAATTGAAAGGGTATGTCACAACTAACCATGAGGGTGCAACTGGTGACGGAATTGAAATGGCGCAAAAATTGGGTGCAGATGTAGTGGATATGGAGCAAATCCAAATTCACCCGACAGTGTACCAAGAAAAAGCCTTCCTTGTTTCAGAAGCAATTCGCGGTGAAGGTGCTGTCCTTGTCAATGCACAAGGAAATCGCTTCTACAATGAAATGGAAACACGGGATAAGGTTTCAGCTGCTATCAATGCACTCCCAGAACAGTATGCCTATGTTGTCTTTGACCAACAACTGCGTGAGCATTCAAAATCAATTGATACTTATGAAAAAAAAGGTATGGTTGTCAAGGCAGACAGCGTAGAAGAGCTGGCAAAAGCTCTCAATGTTTCGGAAGAAAACTTGAAGAAAACGATTGAAAACTGGAACACATCTGTTGAAGCGAAAAACGATGCTGAATTTGGTCGGACAACAGGAATGGATCGCAACATTTCTAAAGCACCTTACTATGCGATTAAGGTAGCACCCGGTATTCACCACACTATGGGTGGTCTGAAAATCAATACTAATACAGAAGTGTTGAACAAAGAAGGTCAAGCAATCCCAGGACTTTACGCAGCGGGTGAAGTAACAGGTGGTGTTCACGGTAAAAATCGTATCGGTGGAAATGCCGTTGCAGATATCATCGTATTTGGTCGCCAAGCTGGTGAACAATCTGCAAAATTCGTGAAAAAATAA
- a CDS encoding metallophosphoesterase yields MKKRYWLLLVCLGVGLLSFLFPQSSVRDSYVAESWTNSQQIWLVTDIHYLSPSLHDNGKAFSYIQNTAAGKDVRYSKERMDALVVQVEKEKPKLLIVSGDLSLNGEKKSMEDLAGHFKAIEAAGTEVLVIPGNHDIASGWARGFKGEEQVQTDQVTKQDFEKIFSDYGYAQAAQRDKVSLSYMAKPFSNLWLLMIDSNIYADGLGKGAPATNGRLKKETLNWIKEQLEEAKTAGVQVIPIMHHNVLDQHAAPTRGFTLDNAIDVRELYDQYGISLTFSGHIHTQHISRSEGKQSSLTEVVNGAFSMYPMTLGRLYLKEKHLIYDQTRLDVTLWRNNANPDLADHEKYLIDVFNRASEIMVHTALHDEAAYDRKLADQLSEVMAPINLAFFSGERLSDDWFETNVYRSSAYATLLKQEPESMLVEYMGMMIDEMNEGPVNHLELEWKK; encoded by the coding sequence ATGAAGAAGCGCTACTGGCTGTTGCTAGTCTGTCTAGGGGTTGGCTTGCTGTCTTTCTTATTTCCGCAATCGTCTGTAAGAGATTCGTATGTGGCAGAAAGTTGGACAAATTCCCAACAGATTTGGTTAGTGACAGACATCCACTATCTTTCTCCTAGCTTGCATGATAATGGTAAGGCATTTTCTTATATTCAAAATACCGCAGCGGGAAAAGATGTCCGCTATAGTAAGGAGAGAATGGATGCTTTAGTGGTCCAAGTCGAAAAAGAAAAGCCCAAACTCCTAATTGTTAGCGGGGATTTGAGCTTAAACGGTGAGAAGAAAAGCATGGAAGATTTGGCAGGGCATTTTAAGGCTATAGAAGCTGCTGGAACAGAGGTTCTCGTCATACCCGGTAATCATGATATTGCGAGTGGTTGGGCGCGTGGATTTAAGGGAGAAGAGCAGGTTCAAACTGATCAAGTAACCAAGCAGGATTTTGAGAAGATTTTTTCAGATTACGGGTATGCCCAAGCTGCTCAGAGAGATAAGGTCTCGCTCAGTTATATGGCAAAACCTTTTTCAAATCTTTGGCTCTTGATGATTGATAGTAATATTTACGCAGACGGACTTGGAAAGGGAGCGCCTGCAACCAACGGTCGCCTCAAAAAAGAGACCTTAAACTGGATAAAAGAACAATTGGAGGAAGCAAAGACAGCAGGTGTTCAGGTGATTCCTATTATGCACCACAATGTTTTGGATCAGCATGCTGCGCCAACACGTGGATTTACACTTGATAATGCGATTGATGTGCGGGAGTTATATGATCAATATGGCATTTCGCTCACCTTTTCAGGTCATATCCACACCCAGCATATTAGCCGATCAGAGGGCAAGCAGTCCTCCCTTACAGAGGTTGTCAATGGTGCTTTTTCTATGTATCCAATGACGCTTGGTCGCCTATATCTGAAAGAGAAGCACTTGATCTATGACCAGACTCGACTTGATGTCACTTTATGGCGCAATAATGCCAATCCTGATTTGGCAGATCACGAGAAATATTTAATCGATGTATTTAACCGAGCTAGTGAGATTATGGTTCATACTGCCCTGCATGATGAGGCGGCTTATGACAGGAAATTGGCCGACCAATTATCTGAAGTCATGGCGCCAATCAATCTTGCTTTCTTTTCAGGTGAGCGCCTAAGTGACGATTGGTTTGAAACAAATGTGTATCGTAGTTCAGCCTATGCTACTCTTTTGAAACAAGAACCTGAGAGCATGCTGGTGGAGTATATGGGTATGATGATAGATGAAATGAACGAAGGTCCAGTTAACCATTTAGAGCTTGAGTGGAAGAAATAA
- a CDS encoding sensor histidine kinase: MMTHFPDIPRVYTALSESIACCLVCLPLIMNMDWLRKMRTLLLIFTAQILLQLLAGQFPILLWTVGMGINISWMFASIYLLGVKQQKTALYLTAKAFIAAELVASLAWHLYCLTIYSQPVDNLWTQTLFMGIISSIAFLLFYQQNRKINLEELQNSIEKREVWVAVFTSLSIFILSNIGFILSGTPQFQDSTSIFILRTTVNFSGILLLLTQESQQYDRYLREELVAIHNMFQMQYKQYQAYRENNDLISRKAHDLKHQLYIIQQEANKQKQQQYLKEMTVAIQNLEAKIETGNPVLDTILTQKNQYCLQNGINFTCIVQGQLLHFMDVMDISALFGNAIDNAIEAVEKISNPEQRLMTLKVSQHSQFIVIRLDNYDTSDIDLSTGQFPQTSKKEKALHGIGLKSMAFIVQKYGGNLTLNKEDNWVQLKILLPVENN, encoded by the coding sequence ATGATGACACACTTTCCTGATATTCCACGGGTCTATACCGCACTCTCCGAATCAATCGCCTGTTGCTTGGTGTGCCTCCCCCTGATTATGAACATGGACTGGTTACGAAAGATGAGGACCTTACTTCTTATCTTTACTGCCCAAATCCTACTGCAACTCCTGGCTGGTCAATTCCCTATCCTCTTGTGGACAGTTGGTATGGGTATCAATATCTCTTGGATGTTTGCCTCGATTTACCTACTAGGTGTTAAACAGCAAAAGACCGCCCTTTATCTGACTGCAAAAGCCTTTATTGCAGCAGAATTAGTCGCCTCTCTTGCCTGGCATCTTTACTGCCTCACGATTTATTCACAACCTGTGGATAACTTGTGGACACAGACTCTATTCATGGGAATTATTTCCAGCATCGCTTTCCTTCTCTTCTATCAGCAAAATCGAAAAATCAACCTCGAAGAATTGCAAAATAGTATAGAAAAACGAGAGGTTTGGGTCGCTGTTTTTACTTCATTAAGTATTTTTATTTTAAGCAATATTGGATTTATCCTCTCTGGGACACCCCAATTTCAGGATTCAACAAGTATCTTTATCCTCAGAACAACGGTTAATTTCTCTGGTATCCTACTCCTTCTCACACAAGAGTCCCAGCAATATGATCGCTATCTTCGTGAAGAATTGGTTGCCATCCACAACATGTTCCAAATGCAGTATAAACAATACCAAGCCTATCGAGAAAACAACGACCTCATCAGCCGAAAAGCCCATGATCTCAAGCATCAGCTCTACATTATCCAGCAAGAAGCAAACAAGCAAAAGCAACAACAATACCTAAAGGAAATGACGGTAGCCATTCAGAATTTGGAAGCCAAGATTGAGACAGGAAATCCCGTCCTTGATACCATTTTGACACAAAAAAATCAATACTGTCTCCAAAATGGAATTAACTTTACCTGTATCGTACAAGGACAGCTCCTTCATTTTATGGATGTAATGGATATTTCCGCCCTCTTTGGAAATGCCATTGATAACGCCATTGAGGCCGTCGAGAAAATCAGCAATCCTGAACAACGCCTGATGACCCTAAAAGTCTCTCAACATAGCCAATTTATCGTCATTCGTCTCGATAATTATGACACTTCAGATATCGACTTATCCACAGGGCAATTTCCACAAACTTCAAAAAAGGAGAAAGCTCTCCATGGTATTGGCCTTAAAAGCATGGCCTTTATTGTTCAAAAATACGGTGGCAATCTAACGCTCAACAAGGAGGACAACTGGGTTCAACTAAAAATCTTACTTCCTGTGGAAAACAACTAA
- a CDS encoding LytR/AlgR family response regulator transcription factor, with product MNIAIVEDQKVEQERLSKYITDYCQTIKRPIEITCFNDGIDIISDYQPRFDIIYLDVEMEIMDGMTTAKKIRAIDKEVLIVFVTNHSQVAIQGYSVEAIDFLLKPLSNFVFKEHFKKMLRKLPNLEEEQQYLYIKNKASTFKIAQKEIYYIESEGHQLHIHSKQETITTNNTLKNMEQLLDKKTFFRSNSGYIVNLAYVEKIEGNLAYIQGEALQISRPRKKDFLTALTNYIGDTLL from the coding sequence ATGAACATTGCGATTGTCGAAGACCAAAAAGTCGAACAAGAAAGATTAAGCAAGTATATCACAGACTATTGCCAAACTATCAAGCGGCCTATCGAGATTACCTGTTTTAACGACGGCATTGATATTATTAGTGACTACCAGCCTCGTTTTGACATTATCTATTTAGATGTCGAAATGGAAATCATGGATGGCATGACAACAGCTAAAAAGATTCGTGCGATAGATAAGGAAGTGCTGATTGTCTTTGTGACCAATCATTCTCAGGTAGCAATTCAGGGCTACTCTGTCGAAGCCATTGATTTTCTCCTCAAGCCCCTCAGCAACTTCGTCTTTAAAGAACATTTCAAGAAAATGCTACGAAAATTGCCAAATCTAGAGGAGGAGCAGCAGTATCTCTATATCAAAAACAAAGCGTCTACCTTTAAGATTGCCCAAAAAGAGATTTACTATATTGAAAGCGAAGGACATCAACTCCATATCCATAGCAAGCAAGAAACCATTACCACTAACAATACACTGAAAAACATGGAGCAATTACTGGATAAAAAAACCTTTTTCCGCTCCAATTCAGGCTATATTGTTAATCTCGCCTATGTTGAAAAGATTGAGGGTAATTTGGCATATATCCAAGGCGAGGCCTTACAAATCAGTCGTCCACGTAAGAAAGATTTCTTGACTGCTCTAACCAATTACATCGGAGACACACTGCTATGA
- a CDS encoding glycoside hydrolase family 3 N-terminal domain-containing protein, which translates to MKKRTKKQRGKLYKAAMTILSALVSLILIGVIIVTNTILPNFSKMGNMILNGYSQTIDNSKIKAEGLDLEYNPNTYTAETIKEAERQLYDEISAEGLVLLKNTDKTLPFSKGTTFSFVSANSKDFKINTSLLGSSSTGDLKESFEKEGFLVNKTLWDFYKKGAGKKYGLAKGSIDFGDAEDFRINEAPLTLLEENGVLDSLTDTVPVFVLSRVAGEGRDMPRSMYQHADKEEDKVKSYLQLDSTETEIIKYLNEHFKEVVILVKSNAALDLSWVEQYPNIKGVVYSQGTAEATAKVFAGEVNPSGRLVDTFASNALASPAAQNFGSYQYYDEEGNPTKYNYISYAEGIYVGYKYYETRYEDVVLKQGNAGDFDYKKEVVYPFGYGLSYTDFKWSNYQLTDQKDTITATIEVTNTGDVAGKDVVELYLQSPYTNYDKENKVEKSSVSLVGYAKTKNLAPGETEKVSVTFNKEQLKSYDYTNAKTYILDAGDYYVTIARNANGATNNILSKKGKTTADGMTEAGNPDLVGVYSPDNVEVDITTYAKDNYSGHKITNLFDRAHGSVKYLSRQDWLGTFPKHDGEPSAELSTWGNEINGVDKDGKPTSYTWYKVAGKDLIHELDSTDSGNPVDKGTISVDIVYNQDNGLQLIDLRGLDFDDVKWEKLLDQLSPEDYYTLLTDSGYGTEPIHSIDKPFSIDADTAAGLIYGGTGFMFPNTMVLAQTWNTDLAKRFGEMIGEQANIGGASGWYAPSMNLHRTPFSGRNGEYYSEDALLSGTVGSLSMQGAASKGMYTFIKHFALNDQENHRGDRTGQFGLATWTNEQAIRELYLLPFEMSMKAKDIPLNYIKQNQDGTFENATKNIRSAQAVMTAFNRIGSTWTGGSYPLINGILRDEWDFDGFVITDNANTGVFMDTYQMIEAGADAKLLNAKDPTNYTFDAEDPATYYYARNAVHRLLYTIVNSKSVEGAMSGSQFKQGIHVITKIRVGLTGISVALISLMGWFTYRRFHKPVAKKKEVA; encoded by the coding sequence ATGAAGAAAAGGACTAAAAAACAAAGGGGTAAACTATATAAAGCTGCTATGACTATATTGTCAGCACTAGTGTCACTCATTCTGATAGGTGTTATTATTGTGACTAATACTATTTTACCGAACTTTAGTAAAATGGGAAATATGATTCTAAACGGTTATTCTCAGACCATTGATAACTCAAAAATAAAAGCTGAGGGCTTAGACTTAGAATACAATCCAAATACTTATACAGCAGAAACAATCAAAGAAGCCGAGAGACAGCTATATGATGAAATCTCAGCAGAGGGATTAGTACTATTAAAAAATACAGATAAAACTCTTCCATTTTCAAAGGGAACAACATTTTCTTTTGTTAGTGCTAATAGTAAAGATTTTAAAATTAACACTTCTCTTCTAGGAAGCTCATCTACAGGAGATTTGAAAGAAAGTTTTGAAAAAGAAGGTTTTTTAGTAAATAAAACTCTTTGGGATTTTTATAAAAAGGGGGCAGGAAAAAAGTATGGTCTTGCAAAAGGTTCTATTGATTTTGGAGATGCCGAGGATTTTAGAATTAACGAAGCACCATTGACTCTCTTGGAAGAAAATGGGGTTTTGGACTCTTTGACAGACACTGTCCCAGTTTTTGTTTTAAGTCGAGTTGCTGGAGAAGGACGAGATATGCCACGTTCTATGTATCAACACGCGGATAAAGAGGAGGATAAAGTAAAATCCTATCTTCAATTAGATTCGACAGAAACAGAGATTATCAAATACTTAAACGAACATTTTAAAGAGGTAGTTATTCTTGTCAAATCTAATGCAGCCTTAGATTTGAGCTGGGTTGAACAGTATCCAAATATTAAAGGAGTAGTGTATTCTCAAGGTACAGCAGAAGCAACTGCTAAGGTATTTGCAGGAGAAGTTAATCCTTCTGGTCGATTGGTTGATACATTTGCTTCAAATGCACTAGCCTCACCAGCTGCTCAAAACTTTGGTAGTTACCAATATTACGATGAAGAAGGTAACCCAACAAAGTATAATTATATCTCTTATGCCGAAGGAATATACGTTGGATATAAATATTATGAAACAAGATATGAAGATGTTGTCCTAAAACAAGGAAATGCAGGAGACTTTGACTATAAGAAGGAGGTTGTCTATCCTTTTGGTTACGGTCTATCTTATACAGATTTTAAATGGTCTAATTATCAGTTGACCGATCAAAAAGACACAATAACAGCAACTATTGAGGTAACAAATACCGGTGATGTTGCAGGTAAGGATGTAGTAGAACTCTATCTTCAGAGCCCGTATACTAATTATGATAAAGAAAATAAAGTAGAGAAATCTTCAGTTAGCCTAGTTGGATATGCTAAAACTAAGAATTTAGCACCAGGAGAAACTGAGAAAGTAAGTGTTACCTTTAATAAGGAGCAACTGAAATCGTATGATTATACCAATGCAAAAACCTATATTTTAGATGCTGGGGATTACTATGTAACAATAGCTCGAAATGCTAATGGAGCAACTAATAATATCTTGTCTAAAAAAGGGAAGACTACCGCAGACGGTATGACGGAAGCAGGTAATCCAGATCTAGTAGGAGTATATAGCCCAGATAATGTGGAGGTAGATATAACTACTTATGCTAAGGATAATTATTCTGGCCATAAGATTACGAATTTATTTGATCGAGCTCATGGAAGTGTGAAGTATCTCAGCCGTCAAGATTGGCTGGGCACATTCCCAAAACATGATGGAGAACCTTCTGCTGAACTTAGTACATGGGGAAATGAAATCAACGGAGTTGATAAGGACGGAAAACCAACTTCTTATACATGGTATAAGGTTGCAGGGAAAGATTTAATTCATGAGTTAGACAGTACCGATTCTGGAAATCCTGTAGATAAGGGGACAATTAGTGTAGATATTGTTTATAATCAAGATAATGGTTTGCAGTTGATTGATTTACGAGGATTGGATTTTGATGATGTTAAATGGGAGAAATTGCTAGATCAATTAAGTCCAGAAGATTATTATACTTTATTGACAGATTCTGGATATGGTACAGAACCTATTCACTCAATTGATAAACCATTCTCTATTGATGCCGATACAGCTGCAGGCTTGATTTATGGTGGTACTGGCTTTATGTTTCCGAATACAATGGTGCTAGCACAAACATGGAATACAGACTTGGCTAAACGCTTTGGAGAGATGATTGGAGAGCAAGCTAACATTGGTGGAGCCAGTGGTTGGTATGCACCGTCTATGAACTTACATCGTACACCATTTTCAGGACGAAATGGAGAATATTATTCCGAGGATGCGTTGTTGTCAGGAACAGTAGGCTCACTATCTATGCAAGGTGCAGCATCAAAGGGTATGTATACTTTTATAAAACACTTTGCATTGAATGACCAAGAAAACCATCGTGGAGATCGAACTGGTCAATTTGGTTTGGCTACTTGGACGAATGAACAAGCGATTCGAGAATTGTATTTATTGCCATTTGAAATGTCTATGAAAGCTAAGGATATTCCTCTAAATTACATAAAACAAAATCAAGATGGGACGTTTGAGAACGCAACAAAAAATATTAGGTCTGCTCAGGCTGTGATGACTGCTTTTAACCGCATCGGATCTACATGGACAGGCGGGTCATATCCATTGATTAATGGTATTTTAAGAGATGAATGGGATTTTGATGGCTTTGTTATTACGGATAATGCAAATACAGGGGTATTTATGGATACCTATCAGATGATTGAGGCTGGTGCAGATGCTAAATTGCTGAATGCAAAAGATCCAACGAATTATACATTTGATGCGGAAGATCCGGCAACTTATTACTATGCAAGAAATGCTGTTCATAGATTACTCTATACAATTGTAAATTCAAAATCTGTAGAAGGAGCAATGTCTGGTAGTCAATTTAAACAAGGTATTCACGTGATAACTAAAATCCGAGTAGGCCTTACTGGCATTAGTGTAGCGCTCATTTCCTTAATGGGCTGGTTTACCTATCGTAGATTTCATAAGCCTGTTGCAAAGAAAAAAGAAGTCGCATAG
- a CDS encoding GtrA family protein: protein MKEWIAKHPDLWEFIKFNVLSNIATITNFAVLWLSTNFLFTAFSGQDFHWMIFHYSVDNGGLNGFLSFLLAYVVAQIVNYIVQRKLVFGAENDISKTLHWYILTVVVAGILSIVLPPYTTQLFTSWGLSLGWAQTAANWVNIFVQVAVNYPMMKFVIMK, encoded by the coding sequence ATGAAAGAGTGGATTGCCAAACATCCTGATTTGTGGGAATTTATTAAGTTTAATGTCTTGTCCAATATCGCAACGATTACGAATTTTGCGGTCTTGTGGTTGTCAACGAACTTTCTATTTACAGCTTTTTCAGGACAAGATTTTCATTGGATGATATTCCATTATTCCGTTGACAATGGTGGCTTAAACGGTTTTCTATCTTTCTTATTAGCCTATGTAGTCGCACAAATTGTCAACTATATCGTTCAGCGGAAATTGGTTTTTGGAGCTGAAAATGATATATCAAAAACCCTCCATTGGTATATTCTAACGGTTGTGGTTGCAGGGATTTTGTCGATTGTTCTACCACCTTATACGACTCAACTGTTCACTTCATGGGGTTTGAGTCTAGGTTGGGCACAGACAGCTGCCAACTGGGTTAATATCTTCGTCCAAGTTGCAGTCAACTATCCAATGATGAAATTTGTCATTATGAAATAG